From Rutidosis leptorrhynchoides isolate AG116_Rl617_1_P2 chromosome 3, CSIRO_AGI_Rlap_v1, whole genome shotgun sequence, a single genomic window includes:
- the LOC139897197 gene encoding uncharacterized protein, with product MELEEQEKEHEPMDSSSSSSLSRKVKQETNFNIPMGGIQIKTKRSRLMDTTDVSSECSSSSPSTKTPSLVARLMGLDLLPENSSPRTSLSSPRPSSSSSSHKLIARSLPVTPRASTGSRTTSAEVDYHHRHSLQGNKENRRRFDENTSEYAKQIAKQVRENISRRVGADITNTPNKKEQRRDELLVVLKPKRPTHLDEGYGGGKENEPCSPRLRLLEIKNNLNKPTSNSPKCSPLSTCSTEVVKSQLVKEEITVVKQEISKKVELKCKKIANEKYDLRLKKINQREELKCTKKCNNMKKSTPLSNHLVNVNTSTKFISFKKDITSPSSTLSQKQVTIESITQLPSCQSQSYNTILNHKPNDVIFNSDGVTINGVTSSDYFDYISKILNYTGIESTTKISITHWYSPSHPLHPTILEKVNNTVVNWKLMFDVTNELLVEILKPYLRFKPWVFDQQKSNRMYGSELITKLSKKIQSFPAKDCQVLEDIDELIEGDMRSSTRGIGEIAFDEESEELVAEIERDMVDTLVGEMAVSGMMKRHVGFAC from the exons ATGGAGTTAGAGGAACAAGAAAAAGAACATGAACCAATGGatagttcatcttcatcatcattatcaagaaAAGTTAAACAAGAAACAAACTTTAATATCCCT ATGGGTGGAATTCAAATCAAAACAAAAAGATCAAGATTAATGGATACTACTGATGTATCATCAGAATGCAGTAGTAGCTCACCTAGTACAAAAACACCTAGTCTAGTTGCAAGATTAATGGGACTTGATCTTCTTCCTGAAAATTCATCTCCTAGAACTTCTTTATCATCTCCAAGaccttcttcatcttcatcctcTCACAAACTAATTGCCCGTTCATTGCCCGTGACACCACGGGCATCCACGGGCAGTAGGACGACTTCTGCAGAAGTCGATTATCACCATCGCCATTCGCTTCAAGGCAACAAAGAGAACAGGCGAAGATTTGATGAGAATACAAGTGAGTATGCTAAGCAAATTGCGAAACAAGTGAGGGAAAATATTAGTCGAAGAGTTGGTGCCGATATTACAAACACTCCTAATAAGAAAGAACAACGAAGAGATGAGCTTCTTGTGGTGCTAAAACCTAAGAGACCAACACATCTTGATGAAG gatATGGAGGTGGAAAAGAAAATGAACCTTGCTCACCAAGGCTCAGGTTATTGGAGATCAAGAACAATCTCAACAAACCCACTTCAAATTCACCAAAATGTTCACCATTATCAACATGTTCAACAGAAGTTGTTAAAAGTCAATTGGTCAAAGAGGAAATCACGGTAGTGAAGCAAGAGATCTCAAAGAAAGTGGAATTAAAGTGCAAGAAAATTGCCAATGAAAAATATGATTTGAGATTGAAAAAAATTAATCAACGAGAAGAACTAAAATGTACCAAGAAATGCAACAACATGAAGAAGTCAACTCCGTTATCAAATCATCTTGTAAATGTCAACACTTCTACAAAGTTTATTTCTTTCAAGAAAGACATAACCTCTCCTTCTTCAACATTATCTCAAAAACAA GTGACAATAGAAAGCATCACACAATTACCTAGTTGTCAGAGCCAGTCGTAcaatacaatattgaaccacaagccTAATGACGTCATTTTTAACAGTGACGGTGTCACCATTAACGGCGTTACATCTTCCGACTACTTTGACTACATATCAAAAATCTTGAATTATACCGGAATTGAAAGCACAACCAAAATATCCATCACACATTGGTACTCACCTTCACACCCGCTCCACCCGACAATCTTGGAAAAAGTCAACAATACCGTCGTTAACTGGAAACTTATGTTTGACGTAACCAACGAGCTTCTTGTGGAAATCTTGAAACCGTACTTAAGATTCAAACCATGGGTGTTTGATCAGCAAAAGTCAAATCGAATGTATGGGTCGGAATTAATTACAAAATTAAGCAAAAAGATTCAATCTTTTCCTGCAAAGGATTGTCAAGTGTTGGAAGATATCGATGAGTTGATAGAAGGTGATATGAGAAGTAGTACACGTGGCATCGGAGAAATAGCGTTTGATGAAGAATCGGAAGAGCTGGTGGCAGAGATTGAACGAGACATGGTTGACACGTTGGTTGGTGAGATGGCAGTTTCAGGGATGATGAAACGCCACGTTGGATTTGCATGTTAG